The genomic region AAAATATTCTGATCAAATATCCTTTAACAAAATATTGCCTGCAAGTTCTTTAAGTACCAGGTGCAATTCTTATTGTAAAGCTTATTGGGAATTCAGAAATACATAAGACTGACAAAAACCTACTGACTCAAGTAAtcataaaatattaaaatatatcTCTGGGATTCAGTCATTAAACAATAAATATCTGAGAGTTCATTTAAACACTTCTTATTATATCCTTTATATTAAGATACAACATGTATCTCTACGTATTCCTTTTGCAGTGTATCAATTATGATAATGAGCACTTCCAAATTGAAATTCAGCTGAAATATGAGGAACTAATACTGGTAAAAAGAAAAGTTGCCTGTAAAATAAATATTGATGttaaaggattttttttgtttacaTCACAATGAGAATGATGACAACAACCCTGATTTGTAAACAAATCAGACTGACACAGACAACATGCGATTTTTGACATTTTATAATAAAGCACAACTTATCAAGATTGCAAAATATCAAAGTACGTGGATGTAGTTGGGTCTTAGCATTTTCATACAGAATTAAACAAATTTTAtcaaataataataaaaacattACCTCTCACTTCCATTTCGATTTGCTGTTCAATCTTCTTTTGAATCTCCTTTTCTATAGCTGCATGAAAATTAATAATGTTGAACATAATTGCAGAAATGTAGCACTATTGTTCCAATTCATATGTACAAAAtgcaaaaagaaataataaaactAGGAATACATGAAATATGCAAAAACCATACAAAACATACATGCAATAAAGTTAAAATGCAGTTGCTGAttgagattttcagaaggctttaccAAGCAACTGGTTGATTGAATCACAAAGCTAATTCAGAAAATCCATGATTTTGTACAAAAATGACTCATTCTCCGTTTCGCTCTGTATCAAAATATCAAACATGCCTCAACATGCCTAATCTGATTTAAGAAAAAAGGAGTGCAGTAATCCACATGGCAAAAAGATGACTTTCCACAAAGAATCTTTCCATGAGCTGTGCCGAGATGCATGATAGAGTCACATTGGGAAGGACCAAAGCATGCAATTGCCAACCTGTCACTCTAAGTAGAGTGTTGCACGCTGTTTCTCCAGCAGAATTAACCGCTTTGCATGTATAAGTACCACTGTAACTCTGGCTGACTTTCTGTAACTTTAAACTGCATAGCATTCCATCATGTTTTATGGAACACAGTGAAGATTCTTCAACTATGCGTTGGTTGCACAGCCAAAGCACACAAGGCGATGGTACACCTTTTACAATGCAAAACAGTAAAACATCTTCTCCATCGTGTACAATGGTTTCTGAAGGCAGCTTTTCTAAGAACGCCGGTGCTATGGCTCCAGTGTCTATCAATTCATCACAGGGCACTACGTCAGGATAGTAGTCTCGGCTTCGGGGCTTCTCTGTTCCAGTTGGTCTTTTGGTTGAAGACGGTGGTGGACTTGATGGTTTCTTTCGTACTTCTGATTTGCTATCAGATGTGATATGTGGCCTTTTTTCAGTTTTACTGCTATCTGAACTGCTATCAGTGAAAATTTTTGCACCTGTTTTGGGTTTTGCTTCTTCAGCTATGCAAGAATAAAATTAGGATAAGTGTTAACTGATTTAGCAATTTCAGCAAAGTAAATACTTGTAAAATATATAACAGCAAGAATTAATGTTTGCAATACTTCATGCAGACTGGTGTGATGAAATGTCCAGTGTTAAGGTTTGTATAAATCACTAgctaaacatttaaaataaaacatattACTCTTAATAGGTAAATTTAGGATCTTCTTAAAAAGAAACTAAACTTATTTTGGAAAAGAAACAATGAAGTGAATGGATCAGGATGttgtttttaaacaaaataataaacaaCCACCTTCTACTATTAGTACGGCAGTAGTCTTCATTTCTCCACTTTCATTTCTTGCAGTACAGCTGTACTGTCCCTGATCTTCTATGTGCACATTAAGGATTGTGAGAGACATAACATTTCCATTTTGAGAAATCTTCAGTTTTTCTGATTCTTCCAGTCTTCTACCTCTGTGACTCCATATGACCTCTGGAAAAGATTCCCCTCTAAAAGAACAGATGAACTGTGCCATCTGACCAGCTTTCACCCTCAGATCACTAAGTTCAAGGAGAATCATGGGGACTTCAAGGATAGGTTTGGCTGCAGTAACAGTTATTTCAGCTTCACATTTAGCCTCACCATGAGGATTTACAGCTTTACAtctataaattcctgtgtcctcTTCTTGAACATTTTGTATAATTATTTCAGATGATGTTAAAACTTCAGCTTCTGTTATAGTTACAATTTTTATTCTCTTAACTTCCACAACTTCTTGATTTTCTCTATACCATGTTATTTCAGGTCTTGGGAACGCTAGAATTTGACATTTTAGGGATGTAGTTTCACCTAACAGAACTGCGACATTATTCATATCTTGTAGGATTTTCGGCGAACTTTGAGAGCCACTTCTGATTGTTTCTGTCTTGGCAACTTTTTGGGATTCTTCCCATCTTTCAGAAGAAACTGTCTTGCTAGATGAACTCGTGGAAATACTTTCAAACATCTGAACATCGTATGTATGTTTTTGCTGTAAACTGATTTCCTTTGCATAGTTCTTTGTATGCTTTAAGGTCACAGGGGACTCCACATGCATTTCTGATACCTCAAAAGGCTTTGAAGCGATGGATTCCTCTACAGCTTTTCCAGAAGTTGTTATGCTCTGACTATCTATGCTTTGCACTTTGTAATCTGAGTAACAAAAGACAAAATATTAATCATGATATTAAATCATGACTGACAAAATAAAAAAGCAATAGTTCATGTTGTCCAAAGGGCAACCCAGCATGCTGGCCACATGCTAAAGAAGTGCAATTCACTTGACTGAGGAAAACTCCCATGTCCTTTTCCTCAAAAAATCTGCAAAATTCTATGGGAGAAAATGGCATTCATTTGAACAAAATGAAGATTTACTTCTTCTTTTGCAAATACTCAAGATGAAGATGAATGCATGTATATATATCAAGATGAAAGGCTTTCTAAATGGTGCATTAAAATGGTCAGATTTTAGAACCATGAGGTAGCATGAAGTGTGAAATCAAAAGCTAGATGAAATAATCAGTAATAAAATGTATTATTGGAAATGCTACAGTAAATAGCAGCTATCTCTTCAGAGGATAAACTGTTTGACCTTCAATTACTGTAAGTGTAGCAGTATTAGATGTTTCTCCAGCAATTTTTTTTGGCTTTGCATATATATTGCCTAGCATAAGCTGTACTTTGCTGAAACTGCTAGACCAGTTAACACTTATCCTAATTTTATTCTTGCATCAGTAATAAGGGTGGCTTTGTTCTCAGAATTATCAAAATGAAGTACCAGGTCTTTTCTTGGCTTCATTAACTGTCCATTGTGAAGCCATTTGGGTCCTTGGTTTAGGAAGACCAGAAATTATTGCATAAAATTTGGCTGCCATCCCAAAGTACACTTGCTGACTTGAAACAGACTCATTAAGGATGAGCCTTTGGGCTGGGGTTGATTCTTAAGGGAAACCAAATGTGGGCATATGCCACTGGATCTTTGATGTAATTTCTTCAACCTTTTTATATCCTGGAAAGGAGGTCAGGTTTTAAATTGTATGACTGACATTAATAATGACAAGCCAAGGTACAAACTTGACACTTGTAAATCAGTGCATCTCtgtaagtttgaattattttaggTGCATTTGATATAGGCTATGAAAGCTTTCATCTTACTCTACAGTTTTGTGGAAAAATGTTAAAAGTGAAACCATTGCAAGAGGAGTCCTAACTTTTAACTCAAGAAAATCCAAACAAAATGATTAAATACAACACTTTATTgctgaataaatttacagttataACATATTAAGTTGTTTAAAAAACAAACTGTATTTAGTAAGGAAGTATAATCATTTTATAGTGGAATTCCACAGTGTGCACAGCAGGTGGCCTCTGTTGTTTACCTTAGAGGTGGATGAAAACTGGCCTTGAGAGATACTACACGTGTGGACACAAATGTAGACTAGGTGAGTTGCTTGATGAAGTCTATAACTGATGAAAATGCTTCAAGAAATGGTAGGTACAAAAATAAGGTGGAATGGTGGACAGCAATACAAGCACAAAATGCACATGCTTTCACAAGAAATGAACACTCTTCCTGGCCCAATTGTGCTGATGAATGGAAATGAATGCCACAGGCAATGACAAACAGTACTAAACTATGAAAACAACCACAAACAGAAATATGCTTCAAAATTCATACCAGTAAaatagaaatgtaaaaataatataaGGTGTAGCATATAAAGTCACAAACAAGAATAAGTTAATTTACCTTCCAGTTTTAAGTTAGCGGTACATGACACCTCTCCAGCAGAGTTGGATGCTACACATTTGtacattccttcatcctctgggtaGGCTTCAGCAATTTCCAGCTGGTAAGTGTCTTCAAACTGAACCATCTTGAAGAATCGTGATTGTTTGATCTCCTTGTGTTTACTATACCAGGTAACCTTTAGATctatatttatttaataaaatgcaCTTTCATCAGAAACATTGTCCCAAACTGACTATAATCTTGATAACAGATTCCAACTTAATGACTTATTAACTTAAAAGTGTCAAAATTAAACTCAAATAATGCAACTGTATAGTGCTTACAATTTAAAATAATGTAACTGAAATATAAATAAAGTATGTGCATCATAAAAATCTGTTGTGCACATGAACTGATTATGTAAAAGGAGTGGCGGTAGAGAGTGGCTCCCCATAAAAAGAGCGGGAATCTGCGAGTAAGTACTAGACAAACAGAGGAAAAACTCACAAGTAACGTCATGGTCAGTACAGAGTGAAGAGCGGCGGAGCCCGAGAAATTAGATCTAAGTGTTTAAATTATCATTTAACTTAAGTCTTAAGAGAATATCGCCTTTAGGTAAACAAACAGACCTAAGAAATTTGTCTAAaagatctaaggggataaaataaACAAAGTAGAGTAAATCAACATTAAAGGGATCCAAATTGCATGAAATATATATTtggtatacataaataattcataaataaataataatcttgtaattaattactaattaatttgaAATCAAACTAATTATAATCTTGACCTCAAGTTATTCTATTAGCTCTAGAAATAAATTACTGctaacaataaataaataaagattaGAAATGGCAGCACAAGCAGTGTGTCAggactgcagaatgtgggagtTTATGGTCATTAACACTGTCCCGGATGATTACACCTGTAGGAATTGTCTCTACCTTGAAACATTCCAGTTTAGAGgtgttgagctggagtgcgagttagagaccctctgacacataagggaggggggaggaatttctggacaGTTtactccagagtacagtcacacctcactgtaaaacacaggtgcaggaaggTGTGTGACAGTCAGTCGGTAAGGTAAGGTGAAcctaggggaggtagagaaggaggtactgcagacactggtcctatcaaACAGGTACGATGCACTTGCTACCTATGGgaataaggatgaaggctgcagggaggatggccaGAAAGTTAACCAAGGCTCCGTGGAGCAGGGGGCGGTCCAAGggaagcggggtggggggaggaacaaAATAGAAATAGAAAGGTTGTTGTCAtgggggattcgataattagggagatagacttgggtataatttcaaagtttgcagatgacacgaaactcggaaatgtagtaagcaatgtggaggatagtagcagacttcaggaggacatagacagactggtcaaGCGCATTGCGAATGGAGTGAATTGTGAACctagtgggaacttgagaatttggtgagagggagACTCTGTTAAAgtagtgggtgaattgaaattaaatttagtttaaaatgtAACGAagaactttaaaactttaaaaggaactGCAAGTTAGGTGACAGTTAACAGTAAGTGATTGCCTGAATAGAGGGTGATTAttgtgagctggaagctgattgagcagttTTAACTGGTGTTCTCAAAAGGCATATAAAGTAAAAGTTATCTACTGAAGCACAGAGTGCATTGTGAACTTgagaattaggtgtagagggggaaggacagtgaacagagaggaggagaccTGGTGTAAAAGGGTAGGTTGAttggggtaagtaaacagtaagtaaattaataataatcaagtatctaaagggagtttagaaaaaaagatttctaaatataatggatgggcagctgagacccattgcctgcaatgcctgtgccatgtgggaacttcaggacgcttcatgtatcctggagggccacatgtgcaggaaatgcctccagttgcttgagctcaagctgagagtttctgagcttgagggacagctggagtcactgcagagcataaggcaggctgaaggtttcctggattgtacgttccaggaggtggtcaccctgcagccacagagagttcaggatagcaagtgggtggccatccaaaagggtaggaagaggcaggcagtgcaagaATCTTTTGGATGTGTGGCACACTCAAAATAGCATGGTTGATGACACCTTGAAGGTGTGCAGTCCtgtgcatggcaccatggggcataGGACTGCATAGGGGGGGcagagtgaagtgtagaaatgcagtagtcatagaggATTTAATAGTCAGGGAGATACAGGTGTTTCTGTGATTGTTgatgtgagtcccacatggtgcgttgcctccctagtgccagggtaaaggacatcatggagggggtgcagaacattctgtgggagggaaggggaacagccagcaGTCATGGTCCAcgtgggtaccaatgacatagggcagagtttcaggagctagggaggaagttaaaaagcaggactttacaggtagtaatctctggattactcccagtgccaggcgctagtgagtacagaaacaggaagataaggcaggttaacacGTGGTTAGAGaaatggtacaggagggaggacttcagattcttggggcattggaaccagttctggggcaggagggacctattCAAGATGTACGGGatgcacctcaacagaactgagaccaatgtcctcgcggggaggttcactagtgctgtgggggaggatctaaactaatttggtagggggGGTGGACactaggatgtagcattagaaaggagaaacaaggtgcacgaaggattgagagacagatagcactagagtaagaaatagtatggtattaggtgggatcagactaagagagaatacaagaaggtctaaaataggtttacagtgcatatgtgtaaacgcacgaagcgcggtaaataaggttggtgagttgcaggtgcaaatagccacatgggaatatgttgtgatggcgataatggagaccaggctcaaaaaagggcaggattggttactaaatattcctggatacaaggtgttaaggaaaaaaaggagtggtggggggggggggcctggtggcagtattgattaaggagaatattgcagtgctggagagagaggtggtcCTTGAGAGCTCAAAGAAAGAATCAATTTGGTTAGAGTTCAGAAAGAAtagaggtgtcattacactacttggtgtattttataggccaccaactagcggGAAGGATATAgacgagcaaatttgcagggaaattagagaggtgcaagaactacagagtagtaataataggggacttcaaccatactaatatagactgggatagtaataatgtaaagggcaaatggggggaggaatttctgaaatgtgttcaggagaactttcttgatcggtgtgtttccggcccaacgaggaaggaggcattgctggacctggttctggggaatgagatgggtcaaatggagcaagtgtcagtggggggaaTATTTAGGGCGCAATGATCATAGTATCAAAAGGTTTGGATTAGTTATAGACAAGGAGCAAGCTAGaggaaaaaaatacttaattggaggagggtcaatttcagtaaattggaatcaaagattggcaggcaaatctgcaatcgaacaatgggtggccttttaaAGAGGagctggttcaggtacagtctaggtacattcccaagagggggaaaagtagggcaaccaaagccagagctccctgaatgatgaAAGATCaagaaaaaggggcatatgacagatgtcaggttgataatacaagtgagaaccaggctgaatataggaaatacagaggggaagtaaaaaaggaaataagagggcaaagacagagtatgagaatagactggcagctaacataaaagggaatccaaaagtcttctgtaggcatataaatagtaaatgggaagtaagagaaggggtggagccaaatagggaccaaaaaggagatctacgcatggaggcagagggcatggctgaggtactaaatgagtactttgcatctgtctttaccaaggaagaggatgctgccaaagtcacagtaaaagaggaggtagttgagatactggatggattaaaaattgataaagaaaaggtactagaaaggctggctgtacttaaagtagataagtcacctggtccagatgggatgtatcctaggttgctgagggaagtaagggtggaaattgcagatgtgctggccataatcttccaatcctccttagatacgggagtgttgccagaggactggagaattgcagacgttatacccttgttcaaaagcaggtgtaag from Heptranchias perlo isolate sHepPer1 chromosome 7, sHepPer1.hap1, whole genome shotgun sequence harbors:
- the LOC137323429 gene encoding myosin light chain kinase, smooth muscle-like is translated as MAAKFYAIISGLPKPRTQMASQWTVNEAKKRPDYKVQSIDSQSITTSGKAVEESIASKPFEVSEMHVESPVTLKHTKNYAKEISLQQKHTYDVQMFESISTSSSSKTVSSERWEESQKVAKTETIRSGSQSSPKILQDMNNVAVLLGETTSLKCQILAFPRPEITWYRENQEVVEVKRIKIVTITEAEVLTSSEIIIQNVQEEDTGIYRCKAVNPHGEAKCEAEITVTAAKPILEVPMILLELSDLRVKAGQMAQFICSFRGESFPEVIWSHRGRRLEESEKLKISQNGNVMSLTILNVHIEDQGQYSCTARNESGEMKTTAVLIVEAEEAKPKTGAKIFTDSSSDSSKTEKRPHITSDSKSEVRKKPSSPPPSSTKRPTGTEKPRSRDYYPDVVPCDELIDTGAIAPAFLEKLPSETIVHDGEDVLLFCIVKGVPSPCVLWLCNQRIVEESSLCSIKHDGMLCSLKLQKVSQSYSGTYTCKAVNSAGETACNTLLRVTGWQLHALVLPNVTLSCISAQLMERFFVESHLFAMWITALLFS